The Thermococcus sp. 21S7 genome has a window encoding:
- a CDS encoding ATPase domain-containing protein, with product MGVYQTERVKSGIPGFDDLIQGGFPKGTTVLVTGPTGSGKTTFGVQFVYKGVELYNEPGVIVTLEERAQDLRKEMMAFGWDMERYEREGKLAIIDGVSAVVGLPSEEQYVLEGNLNAEDFLRYIYRVVKAIDAKRLVIDSIPSIAFRLQEESKIREILLQLNTILLEMGVVSILTTEAPDPSRGKISRYGIEEYIARGVVLLDFVEKEVELKRYLLIRKMRETKHSMKKYPFEITEEGIVVYPSGEVY from the coding sequence ATGGGTGTGTATCAGACTGAACGGGTGAAGAGCGGCATCCCTGGGTTCGATGATTTAATCCAGGGCGGGTTTCCCAAGGGAACGACGGTTCTTGTCACTGGTCCTACCGGAAGCGGAAAAACGACTTTTGGTGTTCAGTTCGTGTATAAAGGGGTTGAGCTTTATAATGAACCCGGGGTGATAGTTACCCTGGAGGAGAGGGCACAGGATCTCAGGAAAGAAATGATGGCCTTCGGTTGGGACATGGAAAGATACGAGAGGGAAGGGAAACTCGCGATCATCGACGGCGTCAGCGCCGTGGTCGGCCTTCCGTCTGAGGAGCAGTACGTTCTTGAGGGTAACCTCAATGCGGAGGACTTTCTCCGTTACATCTACCGCGTTGTCAAGGCCATAGATGCGAAAAGGCTCGTCATCGACTCCATACCGTCGATAGCCTTCAGACTCCAGGAGGAGTCAAAGATAAGGGAAATCCTCCTCCAGCTCAACACGATACTCCTTGAGATGGGTGTTGTGTCCATCCTGACCACGGAGGCCCCCGATCCGAGCAGAGGAAAGATAAGCCGCTACGGAATCGAGGAGTACATAGCCAGGGGTGTCGTCCTTCTGGACTTCGTCGAAAAAGAGGTTGAACTGAAGCGCTATCTCTTGATCAGAAAGATGCGTGAAACCAAACATTCGATGAAGAAGTATCCCTTTGAAATCACTGAGGAAGGCATCGTAGTCTACCCAAGCGGTGAGGTTTACTGA
- the priL gene encoding DNA primase large subunit PriL encodes MLDPFGDEARRLVRDEFGGISELLSIIPSYVGIDQAIERVSWVKSGEIPEEILGLGDVQDLLTFYALLGALAFSPYGIEMELVKESNTRIYSERLRRAGRIRGTAIALESVDADEIPARDRTILERTHHQELPPGERERLRLRYRIPLGKLLELWDGGLKEVYIRRGYAYLTEEQGLRLWERSFERNFERAVNLLYEVRDELPEYYLKLYERLGEVAREHFKERLERMGSAEAQPLRFDLFPPCVKIALGGVPSGLRNYAITVLLTSFLSYARLCPNPPRRDVRIRDCVSDLSIVEKEILPVIIEAGNRCSPPLFEDQPHEIKNIWYHLGFGLTDRPTLEDSGNSTWYFPPNCSKIRANAPGLCKPDRHCRNIKNPLTYYLRRLYIENRGKAGENGEKKSAGGGEGND; translated from the coding sequence ATGCTCGACCCCTTCGGTGATGAGGCCAGGCGGCTCGTCAGGGATGAGTTCGGCGGAATAAGCGAACTGCTCTCAATCATTCCATCCTACGTGGGCATAGACCAGGCCATAGAGAGGGTCTCATGGGTGAAATCGGGTGAGATTCCGGAGGAGATTCTCGGACTTGGAGATGTTCAGGACCTGCTGACGTTCTACGCCCTTCTGGGCGCCCTAGCGTTCTCACCGTACGGCATAGAGATGGAGCTTGTGAAGGAGAGTAACACCAGGATATACTCCGAGAGACTGAGGCGGGCCGGGAGAATACGGGGAACCGCAATCGCCCTGGAGAGCGTGGATGCGGACGAGATACCCGCCAGGGACAGAACAATACTTGAGAGAACCCACCATCAGGAGCTTCCACCGGGGGAGAGGGAAAGGCTCAGACTGAGGTACAGAATACCCCTCGGAAAGCTTCTGGAGCTCTGGGACGGTGGTTTAAAGGAGGTGTACATCCGGAGGGGCTACGCCTACCTCACGGAGGAGCAGGGACTGAGGCTGTGGGAGAGGTCCTTCGAGAGGAACTTCGAGAGGGCGGTGAACCTGCTCTACGAGGTAAGGGACGAGCTTCCGGAGTACTACCTCAAACTCTACGAGAGACTCGGCGAGGTCGCGAGGGAGCACTTCAAGGAGAGGCTCGAAAGGATGGGCTCGGCGGAGGCCCAGCCGCTGCGCTTTGACCTGTTCCCTCCGTGTGTTAAAATCGCCCTCGGGGGCGTTCCATCCGGGCTGAGGAACTACGCCATAACGGTTCTCCTCACGAGCTTCCTGAGCTACGCGAGGCTGTGCCCCAATCCCCCCCGGAGGGACGTCAGAATAAGGGACTGCGTGAGCGACCTGAGCATCGTCGAGAAGGAGATACTCCCGGTAATAATCGAGGCGGGCAACCGCTGTTCCCCACCGCTCTTCGAGGACCAGCCCCACGAGATTAAGAACATCTGGTATCACCTCGGCTTCGGCCTGACGGACAGGCCAACCCTTGAAGACAGCGGAAACTCCACGTGGTACTTCCCGCCGAACTGCTCCAAGATACGGGCAAACGCCCCGGGGCTCTGCAAGCCTGACAGACACTGCAGAAACATCAAAAACCCGCTGACGTACTATCTGAGGCGTCTCTACATAGAAAACAGAGGAAAAGCCGGTGAAAATGGCGAGAAGAAAAGCGCCGGAGGCGGTGAGGGGAATGACTGA
- the priS gene encoding DNA primase catalytic subunit PriS, with translation MTELFREATPKERKLYYSKEWSPKKLPDFIVETLENREFGFDHTGEGPSDRKNVFLDVRDLGDYIRATAPYAIYSSVALYEEPKGMRGWLGAELVFDIDAKDLPLRRCSHLHEHGRVCPVCLEDAKELARDTLVVLKEDFGFEDVHVVYSGRGYHIRVLDDWALKLDGKAREKVLAYISAAEEITFDDIQSRRIMLSSGYYRVFRLRFGYFIGRVNENHLLNIGLKKGQVERVLENREGIYEGFVRKGLLTAFPRGIGYKTLTRLFSLSSTFSKAYFDGRVTVDLKRILRLPSSLHSKVGLVTTYIGPDERKLEKFNPFEDAVPGFRRKEVSEAYGKWLEEHGDEL, from the coding sequence ATGACTGAACTCTTCAGGGAGGCCACGCCGAAGGAGCGGAAGCTCTACTACTCGAAGGAATGGAGCCCCAAAAAACTCCCGGACTTCATAGTCGAAACCCTTGAGAACAGGGAGTTCGGCTTCGACCATACCGGTGAGGGGCCGAGCGACAGAAAGAACGTCTTCCTTGACGTTCGCGATCTGGGGGACTACATACGGGCAACGGCACCATACGCGATATACTCCAGCGTCGCCCTCTACGAGGAGCCCAAGGGCATGAGGGGCTGGCTGGGAGCCGAACTCGTCTTCGACATAGACGCGAAGGACCTGCCGCTGAGGAGGTGCTCCCACCTTCACGAGCACGGCCGGGTGTGCCCGGTATGCCTCGAAGACGCAAAGGAGCTGGCGAGGGACACACTGGTGGTTCTCAAAGAGGACTTCGGCTTTGAGGACGTCCACGTGGTATACTCCGGGAGGGGCTACCACATCCGCGTTCTGGACGACTGGGCGCTGAAGCTCGACGGCAAGGCCAGGGAAAAGGTTCTGGCCTACATCAGTGCCGCCGAGGAGATAACCTTCGATGATATCCAGAGCAGGAGGATAATGCTCTCCTCTGGCTATTACAGGGTTTTCCGCCTCAGATTCGGGTACTTCATAGGGAGAGTTAACGAAAACCACCTCCTCAACATAGGCCTGAAGAAGGGGCAGGTCGAGAGGGTTCTGGAAAACAGGGAGGGGATATACGAGGGCTTCGTGCGGAAGGGTCTTCTTACCGCGTTTCCAAGGGGGATAGGATACAAAACACTGACGAGGCTCTTCTCCCTGTCGAGTACGTTCTCAAAGGCATACTTTGACGGAAGGGTCACCGTTGACCTTAAAAGAATCCTCCGCCTCCCGTCGAGCCTCCATTCCAAAGTCGGCCTCGTGACGACCTACATCGGCCCGGATGAAAGAAAGCTCGAAAAGTTCAACCCCTTCGAGGATGCCGTTCCGGGATTCAGAAGGAAAGAGGTCAGTGAAGCCTACGGGAAGTGGCTGGAAGAGCACGGGGATGAACTGTGA
- a CDS encoding DMT family transporter produces the protein MNGRIKIATAMLIWGSVGIFSRFSNLSGLGVAFFRVSLGALLLLAILMGKGEPLQSVLSLLRARWKPLLALGVSLALNWVFLFTAFNYTTIANAVLVYYLAPIIATVISWRFLGERLSLKSWLLIGTAFMGLILIMSGQNVDLGDRDFMGILLALAAAFFYALIPNLGRFLRGIDGKTLTFLQLAIASLVLAPFMALSGAGEPTWWAIFVLVAVHTVLALFLYMDGLKEVEVNEAALLSYLDPMSAIVYAFLIFGEVPGIRTAIGGAIILLASLLDIRARGS, from the coding sequence GTGAACGGAAGGATAAAAATAGCCACGGCGATGTTGATATGGGGCAGCGTGGGAATATTCTCACGCTTTTCGAACCTATCCGGCCTAGGGGTCGCCTTCTTCAGGGTGTCCCTCGGCGCCCTCCTGCTCCTCGCCATCCTTATGGGAAAGGGGGAACCGCTGCAATCAGTTCTATCCCTCCTGCGGGCCAGATGGAAGCCCCTCCTGGCGCTGGGAGTTTCCCTGGCCCTGAACTGGGTCTTCCTCTTCACCGCGTTCAACTACACCACTATAGCCAACGCGGTTCTCGTCTACTACCTGGCCCCGATAATAGCGACGGTTATCTCGTGGCGCTTCCTGGGCGAGAGGCTGAGCCTGAAGAGCTGGCTCCTCATAGGCACCGCATTCATGGGACTTATCCTGATTATGAGCGGCCAGAACGTTGACCTGGGCGATAGGGACTTCATGGGGATTCTGCTCGCCCTGGCCGCGGCCTTCTTCTACGCCCTGATACCCAACCTTGGGAGATTCCTGCGCGGGATCGACGGCAAAACGCTGACTTTCCTCCAGCTTGCGATAGCATCGCTCGTGCTTGCCCCGTTTATGGCCCTCTCGGGCGCCGGAGAACCGACCTGGTGGGCGATTTTTGTTCTCGTTGCGGTTCACACAGTTCTGGCGCTGTTCCTCTACATGGACGGGCTCAAAGAGGTGGAAGTCAACGAGGCGGCCCTGCTGAGCTACCTGGACCCCATGAGCGCGATAGTCTACGCATTCCTAATATTCGGGGAGGTTCCGGGAATAAGAACCGCGATTGGTGGGGCCATAATACTCCTCGCATCCCTGCTGGACATCAGGGCGAGGGGGTCGTAG